A stretch of the Notamacropus eugenii isolate mMacEug1 chromosome 2, mMacEug1.pri_v2, whole genome shotgun sequence genome encodes the following:
- the RNF115 gene encoding E3 ubiquitin-protein ligase RNF115 isoform X3 — protein sequence MIPESKVESSLQTPGKMTTLHFLDSGGSGLDDSTSTQFAELWDHLDHTMFFPDFRPFLSSSSLDQDIRDNERGHQTHADLWGPSRPPRLPMTRRYRSRGSSRPDRSPAIEGIIQQIFAGFFANSAIPGSPHPFSWSGMLHSNPGDYAWGQAGLDAIVTQLLGQLENTGPPPADKEKITSLPTVTVTQEQVDTGLECPVCKEDYEVNEQVRQLPCNHFFHSSCIVPWLELHDTCPVCRKSLNGEDSTRQTPNSETSSSSSYSSDSQLDDPWTF from the exons ATGATTCCAG AATCTAAAGTTGAAAGCTCCCTCCAAACCCCGGGGAAAATGACCACCTTACA TTTTTTAGATAGTGGTGGCAGCGGCCTAGACGACAGCACATCCACGCAGTTTGCAGAG CTCTGGGACCATTTGGACCACACAATGTTTTTCCCAGACTTTAGACCATTTCTGAGTAGCAGTTCACTGGATCAAGACATTAGAGACAATGAACGAGGTCATCAAACCCATGCAGATCTTTGGGGACCCAGCAGGCCACCCAGACTGCCAATGACCAGGAGGTATCGGTCCCGGGGGAGTTCTCGACCTGACCGGTCCCCAGCAATTGAAGG AATAATACAACAGATCTTTGCAGGATTCTTTGCAAATTCAGCAATTCCCGGCTCCCCCCATCCTTTTTCATG GAGTGGGATGCTGCACTCCAACCCCGGGGACTATGCCTGGGGTCAGGCGGGGCTTGATGCCATTGTCACCCAG CTCTTAGGACAGTTGGAAAACACTGGGCCTCCCCCAGCTGATAAAGAAAAGATCACCTCTCTTCCAACAGTGACAGTAACTCAGGAACAAGTGG ATACGGGTCTAGAGTGTCCGGTGTGCAAAGAAGACTATGAAGTCAACGAGCAAGTCCGGCAGTTACCTTGCAACCACTTCTTTCACAGCAGCTGTATTGTGCCATGGTTGGAACTG CATGACACGTGTCCTGTTTGCAGGAAGAGCTTAAATGGTGAGGACTCAACTCGGCAAACACCAAACAGTGAGACCTCTTCAAGCAGCAGCTATAGCAGTGACAGCCAACTCGATGACCCATGGACTTTCTGA
- the RNF115 gene encoding E3 ubiquitin-protein ligase RNF115 isoform X2, giving the protein MCPRLYLASRRGTYFWEWDHYSLLFHLSFLDSGGSGLDDSTSTQFAELWDHLDHTMFFPDFRPFLSSSSLDQDIRDNERGHQTHADLWGPSRPPRLPMTRRYRSRGSSRPDRSPAIEGIIQQIFAGFFANSAIPGSPHPFSWSGMLHSNPGDYAWGQAGLDAIVTQLLGQLENTGPPPADKEKITSLPTVTVTQEQVDTGLECPVCKEDYEVNEQVRQLPCNHFFHSSCIVPWLELHDTCPVCRKSLNGEDSTRQTPNSETSSSSSYSSDSQLDDPWTF; this is encoded by the exons ATGTGTCCCCGTCTATATTTAGCTTCTAGGAGAGGAACTTATTTCTGGGAATGGGATCACTACTCACTCTTGTTTCACCTTAGTTTTTTAGATAGTGGTGGCAGCGGCCTAGACGACAGCACATCCACGCAGTTTGCAGAG CTCTGGGACCATTTGGACCACACAATGTTTTTCCCAGACTTTAGACCATTTCTGAGTAGCAGTTCACTGGATCAAGACATTAGAGACAATGAACGAGGTCATCAAACCCATGCAGATCTTTGGGGACCCAGCAGGCCACCCAGACTGCCAATGACCAGGAGGTATCGGTCCCGGGGGAGTTCTCGACCTGACCGGTCCCCAGCAATTGAAGG AATAATACAACAGATCTTTGCAGGATTCTTTGCAAATTCAGCAATTCCCGGCTCCCCCCATCCTTTTTCATG GAGTGGGATGCTGCACTCCAACCCCGGGGACTATGCCTGGGGTCAGGCGGGGCTTGATGCCATTGTCACCCAG CTCTTAGGACAGTTGGAAAACACTGGGCCTCCCCCAGCTGATAAAGAAAAGATCACCTCTCTTCCAACAGTGACAGTAACTCAGGAACAAGTGG ATACGGGTCTAGAGTGTCCGGTGTGCAAAGAAGACTATGAAGTCAACGAGCAAGTCCGGCAGTTACCTTGCAACCACTTCTTTCACAGCAGCTGTATTGTGCCATGGTTGGAACTG CATGACACGTGTCCTGTTTGCAGGAAGAGCTTAAATGGTGAGGACTCAACTCGGCAAACACCAAACAGTGAGACCTCTTCAAGCAGCAGCTATAGCAGTGACAGCCAACTCGATGACCCATGGACTTTCTGA